In the genome of Pseudomonas sp. P5_109, one region contains:
- a CDS encoding YbdD/YjiX family protein — protein MFNDLSRLGKYLGQAARLMVGMPDYDNYVEHMQNKHPDKPVMDYEAFFRERQEARYGSKAGPKCC, from the coding sequence ATGTTCAATGACTTGAGTCGCCTGGGTAAATACCTTGGTCAGGCTGCGCGCCTGATGGTCGGCATGCCCGACTACGACAACTACGTCGAGCATATGCAGAACAAGCACCCGGACAAACCGGTGATGGACTACGAGGCGTTCTTCCGCGAGCGCCAGGAGGCCCGTTACGGCAGTAAGGCCGGACCGAAGTGCTGTTGA
- a CDS encoding type II toxin-antitoxin system HicB family antitoxin — protein sequence MYDYAIRFEKDTCPGLAVYCRDLPLLNSYGDDREHAISEAVDAIETTLSIFVDQRLAIPASSAPETGEEVIHLPAVTVAKIVLWNEMMARDMCKADLCRLLGLAQTQGDRLVDFLHTSKMEAIEKALAALGKRIRVSVEAV from the coding sequence ATGTACGACTATGCAATCCGTTTTGAGAAAGACACGTGTCCAGGCCTGGCGGTCTACTGCCGGGATCTTCCTTTACTCAATAGCTATGGCGATGACCGAGAGCACGCCATCAGCGAAGCCGTGGATGCCATCGAAACAACCCTGTCTATCTTTGTCGATCAGCGCCTGGCTATTCCCGCTTCATCTGCGCCAGAGACCGGAGAGGAAGTCATTCACTTACCTGCGGTGACAGTGGCCAAGATCGTTTTGTGGAACGAGATGATGGCGCGCGATATGTGCAAGGCCGATTTGTGCCGCCTACTCGGACTGGCTCAGACCCAAGGGGATCGCCTGGTCGACTTCCTGCACACCTCGAAGATGGAAGCCATCGAGAAAGCTTTGGCAGCCCTGGGCAAACGTATACGAGTGTCTGTCGAAGCAGTCTGA
- a CDS encoding TetR/AcrR family transcriptional regulator — MKVTKDQAAANKEAILGAASKMYREKGIDGIGIGELSRSVGLTHGGFYGQFPGGKEQLASEAVSRTFETNIADWRAARSIPELLKGYLTQGHLKNWSEGCPIPALGADVARNGGAVSHSFTQGVQTLIDTLLPLVDGETDEEKHQEALRILSSITGAILIARALDNPRLSEQFLQSVIDSWSADAEKTDAG; from the coding sequence ATGAAAGTGACGAAAGACCAGGCAGCCGCCAACAAGGAAGCGATCCTCGGCGCGGCCTCGAAGATGTACCGGGAAAAAGGCATCGACGGCATCGGGATCGGCGAGCTGTCGCGCTCGGTAGGCCTGACCCACGGCGGCTTCTACGGACAGTTCCCGGGAGGCAAGGAGCAGTTGGCGTCAGAGGCGGTCAGCCGCACGTTCGAAACCAACATCGCAGACTGGCGAGCGGCCAGATCCATCCCCGAACTGCTCAAGGGTTACCTGACCCAGGGCCACTTGAAAAACTGGAGCGAAGGCTGCCCGATCCCTGCCCTGGGCGCCGATGTCGCGCGCAATGGCGGTGCCGTCAGCCACTCGTTCACCCAGGGCGTGCAGACCCTGATCGATACATTGCTGCCACTGGTCGACGGCGAAACCGATGAGGAAAAACACCAGGAAGCCTTGCGCATCCTGTCATCGATCACCGGGGCGATACTGATCGCCAGAGCCCTGGACAACCCGCGATTGTCGGAGCAGTTCCTGCAATCGGTGATCGATTCGTGGTCTGCCGACGCCGAAAAAACAGACGCGGGCTGA
- the katG gene encoding catalase/peroxidase HPI, whose protein sequence is MSTESKCPFNHAAGGGTTNRDWWPNQLNLKILSQHSPKSDPLGGAFNYAEAFKSLDFQALKKDLTALMTDSQDWWPADFGHYGPFFIRMSWHAAGTYRTGDGRGGAGSGQQRFAPLNSWPDNVSLDKARRLLWPIKQKYGNKISWADLIVLTGNVALESMGFKTFGFSGGRPDVWEPDEDVYWGSEKKWLGGDSRYGKDDSKPAQAPGDVPLVAEPGRNEDSRTENGRNLENPLAAVQMGLIYVNPEGPEGQPDPVASALDIRETFGRMAMNDEETVALIAGGHAFGKTHGAGPADNVGAEPEAAGLELQGLGWKSTFGTGKGADTITSGLEVTWTTTPTKWSNNYLENLFGFDWELTKSPAGAHQWKPKNGAGAGTIPDAFDPSKRRDPTMLTSDLALRFDPIYEPISRRFLANPDQLADAFARAWYKLLHRDMGPLSRYLGPEMPAEELLWQDPIPDVDHPLVNDSDVAALKSKVLASGLSIGQLVSTAWAAASTFRGSDKRGGANGGRLRLAPQKSWQANQPEQLANVLGKLEGIQKEFNGTQSGGKKISLADLIVLAGGAGVEQAAKNAGHSVTVPFSPGRTDASQEQTDVESFGFLEPIADGFRNYLKQQYRVPAEKLLIDKAQLLTLSAPEMAVLLGGLRVLNANVGQSKHGVFTQRPEALTNDFFTNLLDMGVEWKPVSDAQQEFEGRDRKTGAVKWTGTRVDLVFGSNAQLRAVAEFYATADAQQQFVKDFVAAWTKVMNLDRFDLK, encoded by the coding sequence ATGTCAACTGAATCGAAATGCCCGTTCAATCACGCCGCTGGCGGTGGCACGACGAACCGCGACTGGTGGCCGAACCAACTGAACCTGAAGATCTTGAGTCAACACTCGCCCAAGTCTGACCCGTTGGGGGGCGCCTTCAACTACGCCGAAGCCTTCAAAAGCCTGGACTTCCAGGCGCTGAAAAAAGACCTGACCGCGCTGATGACCGATTCCCAGGACTGGTGGCCGGCGGACTTTGGTCACTATGGCCCCTTCTTTATTCGCATGTCCTGGCACGCCGCCGGTACCTATCGCACCGGTGACGGCCGGGGCGGCGCCGGTTCCGGCCAGCAACGCTTTGCCCCGCTCAACAGCTGGCCGGACAACGTCAGCCTCGACAAGGCCCGCCGGCTGCTCTGGCCGATCAAGCAAAAGTACGGCAACAAAATCTCCTGGGCCGACCTGATCGTCCTCACTGGCAACGTCGCCCTTGAGTCCATGGGCTTCAAGACCTTTGGTTTTTCCGGCGGCCGTCCGGATGTCTGGGAACCGGACGAAGACGTGTACTGGGGTTCTGAAAAAAAATGGCTGGGTGGCGATAGTCGCTATGGCAAAGACGACAGCAAGCCCGCACAGGCACCCGGCGATGTCCCGCTCGTGGCCGAGCCGGGTCGTAACGAAGATAGTCGTACCGAAAATGGGCGCAATCTGGAAAACCCCCTCGCCGCCGTGCAGATGGGCCTGATCTATGTGAATCCGGAAGGCCCGGAGGGTCAGCCCGACCCGGTCGCATCGGCCTTGGACATCCGCGAAACCTTCGGCCGCATGGCGATGAACGATGAGGAAACCGTGGCGCTGATCGCCGGTGGCCACGCCTTCGGCAAGACCCACGGCGCCGGGCCTGCCGACAACGTCGGGGCGGAACCCGAGGCCGCTGGCCTGGAACTGCAAGGCCTGGGCTGGAAGAGCACATTCGGCACCGGCAAGGGCGCCGACACCATCACCAGCGGCCTGGAGGTGACCTGGACCACCACGCCGACCAAATGGAGCAACAACTACCTGGAAAACCTCTTCGGTTTCGACTGGGAACTGACCAAGAGCCCCGCTGGCGCCCATCAGTGGAAGCCGAAGAACGGCGCCGGTGCCGGGACCATTCCGGATGCCTTTGATCCGTCCAAGCGTCGCGATCCAACCATGCTCACCTCGGACCTGGCCCTGCGTTTCGATCCGATCTACGAGCCGATTTCCCGGCGCTTCCTGGCCAATCCCGATCAGCTGGCCGATGCCTTCGCGCGCGCCTGGTACAAACTCCTTCACCGTGACATGGGCCCGCTCTCGCGCTACCTTGGCCCGGAAATGCCGGCCGAAGAACTGCTGTGGCAAGACCCGATCCCTGACGTCGATCATCCGCTGGTAAACGACAGCGATGTGGCGGCCCTGAAAAGCAAGGTACTGGCTTCCGGCCTGTCGATTGGGCAACTGGTATCGACGGCGTGGGCGGCGGCTTCCACCTTCCGTGGTTCCGACAAACGCGGCGGCGCCAACGGCGGGCGTCTGCGCCTGGCGCCGCAGAAGTCCTGGCAGGCCAACCAGCCGGAGCAACTGGCCAATGTGCTGGGCAAACTCGAAGGCATCCAGAAGGAGTTCAATGGCACGCAATCCGGTGGCAAGAAAATCTCCCTGGCCGACCTGATCGTGCTCGCCGGTGGCGCGGGGGTCGAACAGGCAGCGAAAAACGCCGGCCACAGCGTAACGGTGCCATTCAGCCCGGGACGCACGGACGCCAGTCAGGAACAGACCGATGTCGAATCCTTCGGTTTCCTTGAGCCGATTGCCGACGGTTTCCGCAACTACCTGAAGCAACAGTACCGTGTGCCCGCCGAAAAACTGCTGATCGACAAGGCACAACTGTTGACGCTCAGCGCGCCGGAAATGGCCGTATTGCTGGGCGGGCTGCGGGTGTTGAACGCCAATGTCGGCCAGAGCAAACACGGTGTGTTCACCCAACGGCCGGAGGCACTGACCAACGACTTCTTCACCAACCTGCTGGATATGGGCGTGGAGTGGAAGCCGGTGTCGGACGCCCAACAGGAGTTTGAAGGACGTGATCGCAAGACCGGTGCGGTGAAGTGGACGGGCACCCGGGTTGACCTGGTCTTCGGCTCCAATGCGCAGCTGCGTGCGGTGGCCGAATTCTATGCCACCGCCGATGCGCAGCAGCAGTTCGTCAAGGACTTCGTCGCTGCGTGGACCAAAGTGATGAACCTGGATCGATTCGATCTGAAATAG
- a CDS encoding carbon starvation CstA family protein: MPRLAKHLAWFAVAVLGAIALSVVALRRGEAINALWIVVAAVAIYLVAYRYYSLFIANKVMQLDPNRATPAVLNNDGLDYVPTNKHVLFGHHFAAIAGAGPLVGPVLAAQMGYLPGTLWLIAGVVLAGAVQDFMVLFMSTRRNGRSLGDMVREEMGRIPGTIALFGCFLIMIIILAVLALIVVKALAESPWGMFTVMATVPIAMFMGVYMRYIRPGRIGEISVVGVLLLLGSIWLGGQIAADPVWAKAFTFTGLQITWMLIGYGFVAAVLPVWLILAPRDYLSTFLKIGTIVALAIGILVTMPELRMPALTQFIDGTGPVWKGGLFPFLFITIACGAVSGFHALIASGTTPKLLASEGHARYIGYGGMLMESFVAIMAMVAASVIDPGVYFAMNSPAAVVGADAVTVAQTVSSWGFAITPEALQAVAHDIGETTILARAGGAPTLAVGIAQILHHVLPGENTMAFWYHFAILFEALFILTAVDAGTRAGRFMLQDLLGSFVPALRRTESWTANLIATAGCVAMWGYLLYQGVIDPLGGINTLWPLFGISNQMLAGIALMLGTVVLIKMKRQRYVWVTLLPAVWLLICTTTAGFIKLFDANPAIGFLALAKKYSDALANGQVLAPAKSIDQMQHVIFNAYTNATLTALFLFVVFSILFFALKVGISAWGSKERTDKEAPFQAVPNA, from the coding sequence ATGCCCCGTCTGGCTAAACACCTCGCCTGGTTTGCCGTGGCTGTCCTGGGAGCGATTGCGCTGAGTGTCGTGGCCCTGCGCCGCGGCGAAGCGATCAACGCCCTGTGGATCGTAGTCGCAGCCGTCGCCATCTACCTTGTTGCCTACCGCTACTACAGCCTGTTCATCGCCAATAAAGTGATGCAGCTCGATCCCAATCGGGCCACGCCGGCTGTGCTCAACAACGATGGTCTGGACTATGTGCCGACCAACAAACACGTACTCTTCGGTCACCACTTCGCGGCCATTGCCGGCGCGGGTCCGCTGGTCGGCCCGGTGCTGGCGGCGCAGATGGGCTACCTGCCCGGCACGCTGTGGCTGATCGCCGGCGTGGTGCTGGCCGGTGCAGTGCAGGACTTCATGGTCCTGTTCATGTCCACCCGCCGCAACGGCCGGTCCCTGGGCGACATGGTTCGCGAGGAAATGGGCCGCATCCCCGGCACCATCGCGCTGTTCGGTTGCTTCCTGATCATGATCATCATCCTCGCGGTGTTGGCGCTGATCGTGGTCAAGGCCCTGGCGGAGAGCCCGTGGGGCATGTTCACGGTGATGGCGACCGTCCCGATCGCGATGTTCATGGGCGTGTACATGCGCTACATCCGCCCGGGCCGCATCGGTGAGATCTCGGTGGTCGGCGTGCTGTTGCTGCTGGGTTCGATCTGGCTCGGCGGGCAGATTGCCGCGGACCCGGTGTGGGCCAAGGCCTTTACCTTTACCGGTCTGCAGATCACCTGGATGCTGATTGGCTACGGTTTTGTCGCGGCGGTGTTGCCGGTGTGGCTGATCCTGGCACCCCGTGACTACCTCTCCACCTTCCTGAAGATCGGCACCATCGTTGCCCTGGCCATCGGCATCCTGGTGACCATGCCCGAGCTGAGAATGCCGGCCCTGACCCAGTTCATCGACGGCACCGGCCCGGTATGGAAGGGCGGTCTGTTCCCGTTCCTGTTCATTACCATCGCCTGTGGCGCGGTCTCCGGTTTCCATGCGCTGATCGCCTCCGGCACCACGCCGAAGCTGCTCGCCAGTGAAGGGCATGCCCGTTACATCGGTTATGGCGGCATGTTGATGGAATCCTTCGTGGCGATCATGGCCATGGTTGCAGCCTCGGTGATCGATCCGGGCGTGTACTTCGCCATGAACAGCCCGGCTGCCGTGGTTGGTGCCGATGCGGTGACCGTTGCACAAACCGTCAGCAGCTGGGGCTTTGCCATCACGCCGGAAGCCCTGCAAGCGGTCGCCCATGACATCGGTGAAACCACCATCCTGGCCCGTGCCGGTGGTGCGCCGACCCTGGCGGTGGGGATCGCGCAGATCCTGCACCACGTGTTGCCGGGCGAGAACACCATGGCGTTCTGGTACCACTTCGCGATCCTGTTCGAAGCGCTGTTCATCCTGACTGCCGTGGATGCCGGTACCCGTGCCGGTCGCTTCATGCTCCAGGACTTGCTCGGCTCGTTCGTACCGGCCCTGCGCCGCACGGAATCCTGGACCGCCAACCTGATCGCTACTGCCGGTTGCGTGGCGATGTGGGGTTATCTGCTGTACCAGGGCGTGATCGACCCACTGGGCGGCATCAACACCTTGTGGCCGCTGTTCGGCATCTCCAACCAGATGCTGGCCGGTATCGCGCTGATGCTCGGCACCGTGGTGCTGATCAAGATGAAGCGCCAGCGTTATGTGTGGGTGACCTTGCTGCCAGCCGTATGGCTGCTGATCTGCACCACCACCGCCGGTTTCATCAAGCTGTTCGATGCCAACCCGGCGATCGGCTTCCTCGCCTTGGCCAAAAAGTACAGCGATGCCCTGGCCAACGGTCAGGTGCTGGCCCCGGCCAAGAGCATCGACCAGATGCAGCACGTGATCTTCAACGCCTACACCAACGCGACGCTGACCGCGCTGTTCCTGTTCGTGGTGTTCAGCATCCTGTTCTTCGCGCTCAAGGTCGGTATCTCCGCCTGGGGCAGCAAAGAGCGTACGGATAAAGAAGCGCCATTCCAGGCTGTGCCGAATGCGTAA
- a CDS encoding redoxin domain-containing protein, translated as MRATAFSVGQPAPWFHCRTQLRERFCFDTIAGRYVVLCFFGSAADPAATEILDSIQAHRQRFDDAQVCFFGVSVDPDDEKLKRVESLIPGIRFIWDFDRAVSQLYGVLQPDGSIRQMTYVLDPALRVLAIVPIEAAIDNHVPSLVRFLDKLPALAAPHAATPHAPVLVVPRIFEPSLCKALISYYDERGGEESGFMTEQSGKTVHIKDHSHKHRRDCVIEDEVLSKACSSRITNRLLPELQKAFQFNATRMERYLVSCYNSEEGGYFRPHRDNTTKGTAHRRFAVSLFLNSGEFEGGFLRFPEYGKALYNAPTGGAVVFSCSLLHEATSVTQGRRYMFLPFLYDEAASAIREENLSFIQS; from the coding sequence ATGCGTGCCACGGCATTTTCAGTCGGCCAGCCAGCCCCTTGGTTCCATTGTCGCACTCAACTCAGAGAACGCTTTTGCTTCGATACCATTGCCGGTCGGTATGTCGTGCTGTGTTTTTTCGGGTCTGCGGCTGATCCTGCAGCCACTGAAATACTGGACAGTATCCAGGCCCATCGCCAGCGGTTCGATGATGCTCAAGTCTGCTTCTTTGGTGTTTCCGTCGATCCGGATGATGAAAAGCTCAAGCGCGTGGAAAGTTTGATACCCGGCATACGCTTCATCTGGGATTTCGATCGGGCAGTCAGTCAACTCTACGGTGTCTTGCAGCCAGACGGCAGCATCAGGCAAATGACCTATGTGCTGGATCCTGCGCTACGAGTCCTGGCCATCGTCCCGATAGAGGCAGCGATTGATAACCATGTCCCCTCTTTAGTGCGCTTTCTGGATAAATTGCCTGCACTGGCTGCACCACATGCCGCCACGCCACACGCCCCCGTCCTGGTGGTTCCGCGTATATTCGAACCGTCGTTGTGTAAAGCACTTATCAGTTATTACGACGAACGCGGTGGAGAGGAATCCGGGTTCATGACAGAGCAATCGGGTAAAACCGTCCACATCAAAGACCACAGCCACAAACATCGTCGTGACTGCGTCATTGAAGATGAAGTTCTATCCAAAGCATGTTCATCGCGTATTACCAACCGCCTGCTTCCAGAGTTACAAAAAGCGTTCCAGTTCAATGCCACTCGAATGGAACGCTATCTGGTGTCCTGCTACAACAGCGAGGAAGGCGGCTATTTCCGACCCCACAGGGATAACACCACGAAGGGCACGGCGCATCGGCGTTTTGCCGTTTCGCTGTTTCTTAATTCGGGAGAGTTCGAAGGTGGTTTCCTGCGTTTCCCGGAGTACGGAAAAGCACTTTACAACGCCCCCACAGGAGGGGCTGTGGTGTTTTCGTGCTCACTACTGCACGAAGCCACTTCTGTAACCCAGGGTCGCCGTTATATGTTTCTGCCGTTTCTATACGATGAAGCGGCCAGCGCCATTCGAGAAGAAAACCTCTCGTTTATTCAAAGCTGA
- a CDS encoding response regulator, whose product MNLPSPIRVALVDDHSLVRDGIKALLAVMSPLEMVGEAENGAEAIEMVGRCQPDLLLVDISLPDMNGLELTRVLRSQYPSLKVLVLSMYDNYEYVSESVRSGASGYVLKNAPSREIIAAIEAITSGGTFYSAEIAQRLIADKNTDNELTPRESQVLSKMAQGLNNKEMARELDISVRTVETHRLSIRRKLNIDKPAALVKYALDHGLISR is encoded by the coding sequence ATGAACCTGCCCTCCCCGATCCGCGTCGCCCTGGTCGACGATCACTCCCTGGTCCGCGACGGCATCAAGGCGCTGCTGGCCGTGATGTCGCCCCTGGAAATGGTCGGCGAAGCGGAAAACGGCGCCGAGGCCATCGAAATGGTCGGACGCTGCCAGCCCGACCTGCTGCTGGTCGACATCAGCCTGCCAGACATGAACGGCCTGGAACTGACCCGCGTGCTGCGCAGCCAGTACCCGTCGCTCAAGGTGCTGGTGCTGAGCATGTACGACAATTACGAGTACGTCAGTGAATCAGTGCGCTCCGGCGCCAGCGGCTACGTGCTGAAGAACGCCCCGTCGCGGGAAATCATCGCCGCCATCGAAGCCATCACCAGCGGCGGAACCTTCTACAGCGCCGAAATCGCCCAGCGCCTGATCGCCGACAAGAACACCGACAACGAACTGACCCCGAGGGAAAGCCAGGTCTTGTCGAAGATGGCGCAAGGCTTGAACAACAAGGAAATGGCCCGGGAACTGGACATCAGCGTGCGCACGGTGGAGACACACCGCCTGAGCATCCGGCGCAAACTCAACATCGACAAACCGGCCGCGCTGGTCAAATACGCCCTCGATCACGGCCTCATCTCCCGCTGA
- a CDS encoding LysR family transcriptional regulator, whose amino-acid sequence MKRNDLRSIDLNLLVVFEALIQERNVTRAAARLSLGQPAVSGALGRLRRLFNDPLFKRIGHKMEPTTRALQVAQALGPALDSICSVISLTDSNKKPC is encoded by the coding sequence ATGAAACGTAATGATCTGCGCAGTATCGACCTCAATCTGCTGGTGGTTTTCGAGGCGCTCATTCAGGAGCGCAATGTCACTCGGGCCGCAGCAAGACTGTCCCTGGGCCAGCCGGCCGTCAGCGGTGCATTGGGTCGTCTGCGAAGACTGTTCAACGACCCTCTGTTTAAACGCATTGGCCACAAAATGGAACCGACCACCCGTGCCTTGCAGGTCGCGCAAGCGCTTGGGCCCGCGCTGGACTCCATTTGTTCCGTCATCAGTCTGACGGATTCCAATAAAAAACCCTGCTAA
- a CDS encoding IS4 family transposase: MRLARALELTHNIASTPNSIEGLDSLLDPSLVERALEQAGVATLRKRRLPLEMMLWCVISMAFFRRMSAWDVVSRMNIMLPGQRPLVAPSAVVQARQRLGCEAVRQVFHLTQKSWHEAVDHPTWAGLRLLGVDGVVWRTPDTPENRARYDSASNQHGDTGFPQVRMVCQMELTSHMLIGSAFDGYRSNEMKLAEQLIDTTPDHSLTLFDRGFYSLGLLHQWQQAGTERHWLMPLKKGTQYEVVQRLGRQDAVVLLSTSPQARKQWPGLPERLTARLLSKTVKGKVCQILTSMTDPLRFPSDEIVDLYSQRWEIELGFREMKQTLLNSSYTLRSKTPEMIEQELWGVLLGYNLLRYQMVEMSRHCPGIYPCEMSFSACTWAILGFINSVSADRSGNIPKYLAELHASAPHYVLPHRREERIYPRAIRLKSPKYPIRNKNASQLN; encoded by the coding sequence ATGCGTCTCGCTCGGGCACTGGAACTGACCCACAACATCGCCTCCACTCCCAATTCAATCGAGGGACTGGATTCTTTACTCGATCCTTCTTTGGTCGAGCGGGCCCTTGAACAGGCCGGTGTGGCGACCCTGCGCAAGCGGCGTTTGCCGCTGGAAATGATGCTCTGGTGCGTGATTTCCATGGCGTTCTTTCGACGCATGTCGGCATGGGATGTGGTCAGCCGCATGAACATCATGCTGCCGGGCCAGCGTCCGTTGGTGGCACCCAGCGCTGTGGTTCAAGCCCGTCAGCGGTTGGGCTGCGAGGCTGTCCGACAGGTCTTCCATCTGACTCAGAAAAGTTGGCATGAGGCTGTGGATCACCCAACTTGGGCAGGCTTGCGTTTGCTGGGCGTCGACGGTGTGGTCTGGCGAACACCGGATACCCCGGAAAATCGGGCGCGCTACGACTCGGCCAGCAATCAGCATGGCGACACTGGCTTTCCTCAGGTGCGCATGGTCTGCCAAATGGAATTGACCAGCCACATGCTGATCGGCAGCGCGTTTGATGGCTATCGCAGCAACGAAATGAAGCTGGCCGAACAACTGATCGACACCACGCCCGATCACTCGTTGACCCTGTTCGATCGCGGTTTCTACTCCTTGGGATTGCTGCACCAATGGCAGCAAGCAGGCACCGAACGGCATTGGCTGATGCCACTGAAAAAAGGCACGCAGTACGAAGTGGTTCAGCGTTTGGGCCGTCAGGATGCGGTTGTCTTGTTAAGCACTTCGCCGCAGGCCCGCAAACAATGGCCGGGGCTGCCCGAGCGCCTGACTGCGCGACTCCTGAGCAAAACCGTCAAGGGCAAGGTGTGTCAGATCCTGACGTCGATGACCGACCCGCTGCGCTTCCCGTCTGACGAAATAGTCGACCTGTACAGCCAGCGATGGGAGATCGAATTGGGCTTTCGGGAGATGAAACAGACGCTGCTCAACAGCAGCTATACGCTGCGTAGCAAGACACCCGAGATGATCGAGCAGGAACTGTGGGGTGTGTTGCTGGGCTACAACTTGTTGCGCTATCAGATGGTGGAAATGAGTCGTCACTGTCCAGGTATTTACCCGTGTGAAATGAGCTTTAGCGCGTGTACCTGGGCGATTTTAGGGTTTATCAATAGTGTCTCGGCCGACCGTTCCGGGAACATCCCCAAGTACCTGGCCGAGCTTCATGCCTCAGCCCCGCACTATGTCCTGCCTCATCGGCGAGAGGAGCGTATTTATCCTCGCGCCATCCGGCTCAAATCACCGAAGTATCCGATCAGAAATAAAAATGCCAGTCAGCTTAACTGA
- a CDS encoding cache domain-containing protein: protein MQLKHKIVALGILPLVLAIAVICALVISLNRQLGDQQAQLIEDSILASKRAELKNYVEMAQSLIAPLYDDGHGDARAQQQVLEELRKLSFGINGYFFVYDHEGRSLMHARQSELVGQYLWDMKDPHGLPVIQALLQSAQSGEGFQRYAWNKPSSGQVTDKLAYVVMLDRWGWMLGTGIYLEDVERATQQARAEVAMGIRKTMMAIAVVALVAVLFVFATGMTLNVSEHRLADKKLQRLTQRIVSLQEEERSRVSRELHDGISQVLVSIKFQFELASHLLERGQADDKGLNALRDATERLGDAIGEVRSLSHDLRSSLLDTLGLPAAIGQLAAEFEQRSGLTVTYDENEFDCLLVDGAAVSLFRIVQEGLTNIERHAQAKNVSITLRGCDESVRLTLVDDGIGFNVAQVERRQAGIGLRNIRERVEHFGGRFDLISMPGRSELDVLLPMKPGAKR from the coding sequence ATGCAGCTCAAACACAAGATCGTCGCCCTCGGGATTCTGCCGCTGGTGCTGGCCATTGCCGTCATTTGCGCGCTGGTGATTTCCCTCAACCGCCAATTGGGCGATCAACAGGCGCAACTGATCGAAGACAGCATTCTGGCGAGCAAGCGCGCGGAGCTGAAAAACTACGTGGAAATGGCCCAGAGCCTGATCGCCCCCCTGTACGACGACGGCCACGGCGATGCCCGCGCCCAGCAACAGGTGCTGGAAGAACTGCGCAAGCTCAGCTTCGGCATCAACGGCTACTTCTTCGTCTACGACCACGAAGGCCGCAGCCTGATGCACGCGCGGCAGTCGGAGCTGGTGGGCCAATACCTCTGGGACATGAAAGACCCCCACGGCCTGCCGGTGATTCAGGCGCTGCTGCAAAGCGCGCAATCGGGAGAAGGCTTCCAGCGCTACGCCTGGAACAAGCCCTCCTCCGGCCAGGTGACCGACAAGCTCGCCTACGTGGTGATGCTCGATCGCTGGGGCTGGATGCTCGGCACCGGCATCTACCTCGAAGACGTCGAGCGCGCCACCCAGCAGGCCCGCGCCGAAGTGGCCATGGGCATCCGCAAGACCATGATGGCGATTGCCGTGGTCGCCCTCGTCGCGGTGCTGTTCGTATTCGCCACCGGCATGACCCTCAACGTCAGCGAACATCGCCTGGCGGACAAGAAACTGCAGCGCCTGACCCAGCGCATCGTCAGCCTGCAGGAGGAAGAACGATCACGGGTATCCCGCGAACTGCACGACGGCATCAGCCAGGTGCTGGTCTCGATCAAGTTCCAGTTCGAACTGGCCAGCCATCTGCTGGAACGCGGACAAGCCGACGACAAGGGTTTGAACGCCCTCAGAGACGCCACCGAGCGCCTCGGCGATGCCATCGGTGAAGTCCGCAGCCTCTCCCACGACCTGCGTTCCTCCTTGCTCGACACCCTCGGCCTGCCGGCGGCCATCGGCCAACTGGCCGCCGAATTCGAGCAGCGCAGCGGGCTGACCGTGACCTATGACGAAAATGAATTCGACTGCCTGCTGGTCGACGGCGCGGCGGTTTCGCTGTTCCGCATCGTCCAGGAAGGCCTGACCAACATCGAACGCCACGCGCAGGCGAAAAACGTGTCCATTACACTGCGCGGCTGCGACGAGTCCGTGCGGCTGACCCTGGTCGATGACGGCATCGGTTTCAACGTCGCCCAGGTCGAACGTCGTCAAGCCGGCATTGGCTTGCGTAACATCCGCGAACGCGTCGAACATTTTGGCGGGCGCTTCGATTTGATCTCGATGCCGGGCAGAAGTGAGCTGGACGTGCTGCTGCCGATGAAACCTGGCGCAAAACGCTGA